The Microbacterium paraoxydans genome includes a window with the following:
- a CDS encoding AAA family ATPase has protein sequence MHRVRTEVDKAVVGQAGTVTGLLVSLLARGHVLLEGVPGVAKTLVVRSFARALGLDTKRVQFTPDLMPGDVTGSLVYDARTGEFDFRAGPVFTHILLADEINRTPPKTQAALLEAMEERQVSADGVSRALPDPFLVAATQNPIEHEGTYSLPEAQLDRFLMKLVVGMPERDAEVSVLRRHAQGFSPRELTGVEAVIGADEIRAAQQAAARVDVTDDVLGYVVDLARATRQSPSVELGASPRASTGLLAAAKAWAWLNASTAVTPDHVQTMLVPVWRHRLQLRPDAQMEGVSADAVLTSVVQQTRVPI, from the coding sequence ATGCACCGCGTCCGCACCGAGGTCGACAAGGCGGTGGTCGGCCAGGCCGGTACGGTCACCGGCCTGCTCGTCTCGCTCCTGGCCCGCGGCCACGTCCTGCTCGAGGGGGTGCCCGGAGTGGCGAAGACCCTCGTGGTGCGCTCGTTCGCGCGGGCTCTGGGGCTCGACACCAAGAGGGTCCAGTTCACCCCCGACCTGATGCCGGGCGACGTCACGGGATCCCTCGTGTACGACGCCAGGACCGGGGAGTTCGACTTCCGCGCCGGACCGGTGTTCACGCACATCCTGCTCGCGGACGAGATCAACCGCACGCCTCCCAAGACCCAGGCGGCGCTCCTGGAGGCGATGGAGGAACGCCAGGTCTCCGCGGACGGCGTCAGCCGCGCGCTGCCCGATCCCTTCCTCGTCGCGGCGACGCAGAACCCCATCGAGCACGAGGGGACGTACTCGCTGCCGGAGGCGCAGCTCGACCGCTTCCTGATGAAGCTCGTCGTGGGCATGCCGGAGCGGGACGCGGAGGTGTCCGTGCTGCGACGCCACGCCCAGGGCTTCTCCCCGCGGGAGCTCACCGGCGTCGAGGCGGTGATCGGCGCCGACGAGATCCGTGCCGCGCAGCAGGCGGCTGCGCGGGTCGACGTGACGGACGATGTCCTGGGCTACGTGGTCGACCTCGCCCGCGCGACCCGGCAGTCCCCCTCCGTCGAGCTCGGCGCCAGTCCCCGGGCCTCGACCGGCCTGCTCGCCGCGGCGAAGGCATGGGCGTGGCTCAACGCCTCCACCGCCGTGACCCCGGACCACGTCCAGACGATGCTCGTCCCGGTGTGGCGGCATCGCCTGCAGCTCCGCCCCGACGCCCAGATGGAGGGCGTGTCCGCCGACGCCGTGCTGACGTCGGTGGTCCAGCAGACCCGGGTGCCGATCTAG
- a CDS encoding DUF4350 domain-containing protein, whose translation MTTTAPPDEAVDTTAERPKRRTASLWGWVLVAVLVIAVALAASQLAATGPGARGALDPESRSDTGALALAELLRDQGVEVEVVRSRAAAAAALDEDSTLALTNPYTLSDEALADLLAPADRVVFLSTGTHLLSELAIGENASGSAAPRPAACAVPAFAEVGDIRPDRLFAPADGVTGCFADGDAAAVLVDDRDGHRAVVEGVKLFSNATLAEDGNAALGLALLGQTARVVWYVPSYEDTDIQGATPDTLGTLTPDWVTPAILLLLTAGLAVAVARGRRFGPLVAETLPVTVRASETMHGRARLTARAADAPHAAEALREGTRRRLARRLGLAAHASADEVADAAADRLRIPRGTLQSLLAGPPPTDDAALVTLARRLDELETAVETSAQTPRSDA comes from the coding sequence ATGACGACGACCGCCCCTCCCGACGAGGCCGTCGACACCACCGCGGAGCGGCCGAAGCGTCGCACCGCGTCCCTGTGGGGATGGGTCCTCGTCGCGGTGCTCGTGATCGCCGTGGCCCTCGCGGCTTCGCAGCTCGCCGCGACCGGTCCCGGTGCGCGGGGCGCGCTCGACCCGGAGAGCCGGTCCGACACCGGCGCCCTGGCGCTCGCCGAGCTCCTCCGGGATCAGGGCGTCGAGGTCGAGGTCGTCCGCTCCCGGGCGGCAGCCGCGGCCGCCCTCGACGAGGACAGCACGCTCGCCCTGACCAACCCCTACACGCTCTCCGACGAGGCTCTGGCGGATCTGCTCGCGCCGGCCGACCGTGTGGTCTTCCTCTCCACCGGCACGCACCTCCTCTCCGAGCTGGCGATCGGCGAGAATGCCTCCGGCTCGGCGGCCCCCCGGCCGGCCGCGTGCGCCGTGCCCGCGTTCGCCGAGGTCGGCGACATCCGTCCCGATCGACTCTTCGCCCCCGCCGACGGTGTCACCGGCTGCTTCGCCGACGGCGATGCGGCCGCCGTGCTCGTGGACGACCGTGACGGACACCGAGCCGTCGTCGAGGGCGTCAAGCTCTTCAGCAATGCGACCCTCGCCGAGGACGGCAACGCCGCGCTCGGTCTCGCCCTGCTCGGACAGACCGCGCGCGTGGTCTGGTACGTGCCGTCCTACGAGGACACCGACATCCAGGGCGCGACCCCCGATACGCTCGGCACCCTCACCCCGGACTGGGTCACCCCGGCGATCCTGCTGCTGCTCACCGCGGGCCTGGCCGTGGCCGTGGCCCGGGGCCGACGATTCGGTCCGCTCGTCGCCGAGACCCTGCCGGTCACCGTGCGCGCCTCGGAGACGATGCACGGACGCGCCCGTCTGACGGCGAGGGCGGCCGACGCCCCGCACGCGGCCGAGGCGCTCCGAGAGGGAACCCGTCGGCGGTTGGCGCGGCGGCTGGGCCTGGCCGCGCACGCGAGTGCGGACGAGGTGGCGGACGCCGCCGCCGACCGGCTGCGGATCCCGCGCGGCACGCTGCAGAGCCTGCTGGCGGGACCGCCGCCCACCGACGACGCGGCACTGGTCACCCTCGCCCGACGCCTCGACGAGCTGGAGACCGCCGTGGAGACGAGCGCGCAGACCCCACGGAGCGACGCATGA